A window of Anabas testudineus chromosome 7, fAnaTes1.2, whole genome shotgun sequence genomic DNA:
GCTCGCTACTGAGCAGGGTGTGGTGAAGCTGCCATGGGAACGGGTGGCTGTGCCTGATTTTGTGGACGCGCCACCGTGTGTTGGCAGTAGTATGGCCTCTGCTCCTCCTTTTCATCCTCCTTTACCAGCAGCACTTCCTCTTCATCCATCTCTTCCTCATTTTCCTGAGAATCCTTCACCAAatcattcattttgttcttcTCCTTCAACAGAATCTGCCCCGAAACAGTATCCTGTAACCATTCAAAATTCAATTTTAACACCTCCTTCACATACTTCTACCTTCTCTGTGGAGACCAGAATATGTCCAGCGAAACACGGCATTGCTGTGTCACTCTGCCTGGTGGATACTAGTGCTACAGCTTCATCTAGACCagtcaaagtgaaagagacagaaactgagCAGAAGCCTATTGGCTGGGTGTCCCCAAATATGTGGGACAGCCGTTTTACTGGAACAGATGCAAATACAATCACAAAAACTAGCACCTTTTCAAGTGAATGCCTCCCTGCAAATGGAGACACAAAGGGTGCAGGAAGTAGTGTAACTGCTGAAAATACAGGGCAAGATAAACAAAAAGACTTAAACGTAAAAGATAGAAGCAGAAGTGGACCAACAGGTGAAGCTGTGGCAGAAGGGGAATATATTGATATACTTCAGGCAAGTATGCTTTTTGGCAGAGCTCAGTCAgcaacagaagaacaacagcaatTAGAAGTGCGAATACAACcccacacacaaatgcaaagatatccacacagacaagcacaaacacaaccacatgCACAAATGGAGCAGTATGggcagacacaaagacagacaaacacagagattcCACTGCAAGCACAGTCTCAAGCACATGTGCAGTTACCTACAAAACCACAAGCACAAGTATTattaagacaaacacacacatccacacatgaAACAGGACCTCCATCTGCTCTCCACCATTCCCAGTCGCATCATCCTCATCACGACTCGCCTGAAAACTCTCAGTGTGTCCGCACTGTGCGGTTCTCAGAGAAACCTTGTACCCCCTGCATGAGGAGGAGACAAGTCAGAAATGTTTCCAAAGCCCAGGACTTGAGGTGTCGATACAGGGAGTCCTACCAGGCTGCTATACAAAACCCGGTCACCTTTGGGCAGGAGAAAACAAGGGGCGGCATGCTAGCTTCAGTGGAAGAGGATggagatttctcacagtgtgaTGAAAGACAGAGGCCACCAGGGACTGAAACAAGCAGTTCATGGTGGAACATTAAAGAGATGTGGTGTGAACCTGGGATGCAAGAACAGTATCCTTCGTCTGTCAGTGTAGCCATTTGTAAGGAATCTGGAGAAAAGGACGTGGTTCCATATTGGAAAGCAGGAGATTTAAACACTGCCACCTGCACACCTGCTTTAAAGTACACTGGGCTTCCTAAACAAAAATCTGAAAGGACAATTGTACCATTTAGGGAACCAGAGGATGCCCAACCTTATTCATTGAGCATGAATGGCACACATTTAGAAGCAGGGACAAGGATAAACACTAATACAGCTTTATCAAGCTCAGATGATCCTAAACAGCCAGATGTGATCTCTGCCAAAGACTATAGATTACTGTGTAGTTCAAGTGAAATTTCAGGGATGAACATACCCCTCAGGCCTCATGAAAGCCTAAGAAACAGGACCAATTCTGTAGAGAAGGGTCCAGACTATGCTAAGTCTCCAATGGCACCACAGAATCGACGGGAATCTATGTCCAATGCAAGATGTTCATCCCTCTCCACAGCCGTGGTGGACACCTCAGAGAAGTGCGAAGTGGTCATTGTTGAAGGTCAAAATGTCAGGAGAAGAGAAAATCCTGGCTCCTGTGCAGAGATTCCACAGCTGCATGTGGTCAAGTGTAAAAACAGCACAGCCTTTGGACTGGTTTCACCCAAGATCAACAGGAGGAAGAAGGTCATTCCAGGTAGAGAGTTATGCTGCCTTGCTACATGTTCTACTCTCTAAAACGTTATTTTCTCTTAATTCACCTCATTAGTGTTTAgtcacagaggagaaacagcGTCCCTACAACaaaatctattttcttttttcagatgGCGCTCAGCCGGGTATCACGTCCATAACCAGTGGAAATCAGATAGAGAACCCATCACAGACAGATCCACCTCCaccagcagagacacagaagatCTCCCAGCCTGCCTCTGCTCGTCCCAGACCTGACCACCTGCCCCTGGGATCCCCAGACCCCAGGGCTCACCCACTATTTCTGGGAGTAGCGTCTCTCACAGGTAGGTTAGttttaaatgcactaaataaCATCAACAATGACAATAGTCATTATTAtccatttacattacattacattaaagtttaataatttaacagcTTTTCAAAGGGGGAGTTCTTACATCATGTAAAAATAAGATTACATAACATATACCACTGAGACCAGagcaagaacaaacaaacagtggcaagagaaaagtatgtgaaccatatgcattgttataaaatgtgagaataagtcaagagtattaacaaatatgatgtgcctaaaataataacacaaaataaaattctgatctttcatttctttaatgaGTACAACCATTAAACCTCATAATGCTTGTGAAAAAAGTATTaggtttttaattaatttcccCACTAAAGTACttctcatcctctctgtctttgctgttCTTTCCTAAATCTTTTCTGTCCTTTATGATTTTTGTGTGCTAGTATtagttactgtacatgcactgtCTGTCAGACGCGTGCTTCTTCTGCACTTTGAGtccactgaaaataaataaactgaatctaTCTGGGTGAGGTATGATTAAGTGGTTAAGTGAgataacaaatgtaaatgttcccTGGTCTTCCTTCTCTCTAATCCCTCCAGGAGGCAGAGATAGATCAGGAAGGGCAATAGTTGAGCTCTATGGAGAGCACCAAGGTTGGAAATTGGGGGTAACAAGCTGGGGCCTCTTTCAGATGCTGCTCTATTTCTACTCTATCACCAGGTAAAGAATGAATAAATTGATCAAtcacaaacataaaatgaacataaaatatGTGTAGACATACTGGAATGTTGTTTTGGTGTCTGTAATCATgtctgctttattattattatggtcaCTCTTATGCACTAATAACTTTTTATCTCTGTATGCAGAAGAGAAATCAGAAATGCTGGAATGACGCTCATTTTCAATGCAAGGAAGAATCATCCTCAACCGCAGCTCTATAAGGCCTTGATGTCACTGCAGGTAAGAAACCACCGTGCTGAAGTGGTGTGTTGTTTATTGATAATGAGATCTAAAGGACATGTCAAGTCTTCAgacaatatattattatattcattattatatttaacGCAGTTATATTTAGATAACTGCATTAAAttgcatttaattatttcttatcATTTAATGCATAAGTGATTGTTTAACTATTGCAGGAGCAGAATCCCCAGGCTATAAACAGCTTTGTGCTGCTGGTGGACAAAGACAGCAGCCTCCAACCTGAGAGATGTCCTGGGGTTCAGGTCGGCTTTTTCATCCTCTACATTCTTCATTGCAAGACACCGCATGTCTATTTGGTTTCTATTAATAATTGTGTAGTACTCCTACTGTTAATTTTACAACTGTAGctgtaaaaacatgttcatgttaatTTGACATGTATTAATTGGAAACAGACTGATGTGGCAACATCGATGAAAGCCTTGTTCAAGTTGGTGGAGGTGAGTCAGCTAAGCTCCCGCCTTGATGGCACACTGTCTCGCAGCCACTGTGATTGGATGGAGCTGCACCAGGTGAGAGACTAAAATACATTCCCTGTTTCACCTTTTCTCTTACCCTCATTTCTCCATTTACCGTTCATTAATTACCTGGGTCCACATCTTTCATTCTTTAGAAACTCTTCCCATTTGTGTGTGATCTTCACGAGGTGTCCAACCTACTAATGAAAGCCATCAATAATTTAGACGAGCCACAGAGGACGGACACTGTACAGGTAGTTTTAATCTCTCTTTTGTCAACTCTCTCATGTTTAGTCCAGTGAAAGCTGGGTTTATCCTACTTACGTAGACCTATGTTCACTGGCAACTTCACCATGTAAAAGTGTTTGTAGCtattaaaaatattgttaaGGCCCTAGAAAAGCTTTTAAGACACAAAAAACCTTAAGTAGTTACTGTGTCATGCTGATCTTAAAATATCCTTTTTCCAACAGATTGTGCAGCAGTGCATGATGGACCAGAGGACTCTGATGAGAAATGTACTGGAGGACAGCAGATTGGTCAGCCTGCAGAGGGAGGGCGGGTCCATCCTAGCTAGACTGAGGAAGGAGAGTGACCTCAAATACCCTGACTGTGAGGACCTGAGGTAAACACTGAGGGGACATATCCTGCTATGCTCTTCAGTCTTTTTCTGGAtcaaacatgtttacattaaCTATAATAACAGGTGAATGAGTTTTCTTGTTATTAAAAAGTAAACCACCCGACTCAACATAGTCCTGTCAACCACCACATCACAGAATAATGTGACATGTTGAAAGAGTatgatttaattcatttgttcTTCCCAAAACTGTGATCTGTATTTTCTTACATCTAGTGATGCAGTGGACTCTGTGACCAGCTTGTACAACCATGTGGAGGAACAGGCTCACATCCTGGTACAGAGATCCAACCTGTCACTGGAACACCTGGAGTACCTGCTACAagtcagagagatggaggaacacttcacacaggtattgtacatttgtacaaatgATAATCAAATGTGAGCACTCCAAATACAAGTAAAAGATGATATAGTTGTGTCCTTGCAGATGCAGCAGTGGTTTATTTTAGAGGGAGACCGCCACCTGCTGGAGGCTCAATCAGTCAACGACTCTGGAGACAGAATGGAGCAGATCCTCAACAGCTTCACTGCTTTCCTTATTGAAGCTAATGTGAGTCTATATTTGCCCGCGTTTGTCATTATGTCTGTACAGGCGCCTGAATCTCTGCTTTTCCCTCTTTCCTAGGACCGAAGGCACCATGCCATGTCATTAGTGTCAGAGGCAGAGCGGCTGCAGCAGAGGGGTCTCTCTTACCCAGAGACTGTGGATTTCAGGGCTTTAGTCTGCACCTTCAAGTTGGGCCTGGAGGACTTCCTGTGCAGGGCAGAGGCGTGTGGCAGGGAGCTGCAGGTCATGGTCAACGTGTGTGATTTTTGTGAGCAGGTTTGTGTAAGATTCAAAAAAGCATCAGTATACAAATGCTTTTACCCTTTTTTATGTGTCTAAGTTTGATTTAAATTGCAGTGCAGccctactgctgctgctgctactaaaGTTAGGCGCAGCATtatataaaaaggaaaatggaaatatgcagttttgtttcttttatgtagtaaaatgaaacatatttCACTCACAGGCTACTGCTCTGGCCAACGAGTGCATTGATTACCTCAACCAGAGTCAATCCACAATCCACACGGGGCAGGACCATGAAAATACAACATctacaaatcaaacaaacactcaGTCAATACAACACCAAGACCCTGAACCAAACTCTGCATCCCTTTGCAAGCCCAATTTCCACACAGCACATGGCTCTGGCCCAACCAACACCATTGTTTCACTGTCAGGCAACGACAGCTCCGTCCTAAAGATTTTACAAAGCAGGTTCCTTCAATTCAGCCCTGAGAGATTTCAGGAGGTAAAGGCCCAGGCCAGCACCCTGCAGGGATCCAGAGGGATGCGGGTTTGGAACATAGCCTGGCTGAGATGTCAGGAAGCCAGGCAGCAGCTTCAGGAGAAGATGCAGGATATGGACAAGGTTTACCACCAACAACCAGATTCTAGCCAGTTTGAATGTCATTATGTGGACGTGGTGAGCACTAATGTTCAGACATCTTCACCCGGTGGCCAGAGTCTGGTGGTACAATCAACCCCTGGTCCTCGACACCCGCAGTGGGAGGATATCGTGTCAGGAGCAGTGGATTTAGGGAAAAGAAGGCCGATTCTGGGCAGCAACAGTGCTAATTCAACAAATGTGGCCTGCTGTAACATCATCATCAAGCCTGAGGATCACAGCGATGTAGGAATCAACCAGGAGTCAAAGGTTATTCCTTCGTCACCTCACAGGTAAAATAAATTTATAATCACCTGTCTCACTTAAGAAGTATTTGATAGTTTGCTGTGGTTTCCAAAAGGTTAtaagataaagtaaagtaaaagtaaaagtaaaaggttCATCTCTTTTATCTGAAGTCTAGTTCTTACAATCATTCAAATGGTCCTGTTGCAGAAACGTACAATAGGTCCTGACTCAGTATGggtatttttgtattattttttaaatagatcATCCAGAAGAGCAGAAAGGGAGACACGGAGGAGACAGACGAGCCGAGCAAGGAGTGAGAGAGATGCTGCCGCTCTGTCTCGGTCCCATACTGTCGGATGTCAGTGGTTTCCGTGGGGTCGAGGTCTCGGAGCGAAGTCAGTGAGCCAGGACTCGTGCCTGACAGGATTAGCAACAGCAGAGTCATCCACTCCTCCAGAGCAGCAGATTCGGCCCTCGTCATCCTGTTCCCATCATGGTCAACCATCTTGTCGGATCCTCCAGGAGGCTCAGAAGTTTCAGATCTCCCGACAC
This region includes:
- the LOC113167539 gene encoding uncharacterized protein LOC113167539 isoform X1; translated protein: MNLDSLEGSIQNLLSALYPPFEATAPTLLSQLFQIIDSRYQGDALRCLLDFLVPAKHILDTVQQAACAQYSDVLFLCEGWPLCLRDQVVVHLAPINPLLLQPGDFYLQVAPFCDQSARILVCSILEEEDLRVEVVEETPIPETSYPCIFTREWLEEINQGRHGTPLSQCLLATEQGVVKLPWERVAVPDFVDAPPCVGSSMASAPPFHPPLPAALPLHPSLPHFPENPSPNHSFCSSPSTESAPKQYPVTIQNSILTPPSHTSTFSVETRICPAKHGIAVSLCLVDTSATASSRPVKVKETETEQKPIGWVSPNMWDSRFTGTDANTITKTSTFSSECLPANGDTKGAGSSVTAENTGQDKQKDLNVKDRSRSGPTGEAVAEGEYIDILQASMLFGRAQSATEEQQQLEVRIQPHTQMQRYPHRQAQTQPHAQMEQYGQTQRQTNTEIPLQAQSQAHVQLPTKPQAQVLLRQTHTSTHETGPPSALHHSQSHHPHHDSPENSQCVRTVRFSEKPCTPCMRRRQVRNVSKAQDLRCRYRESYQAAIQNPVTFGQEKTRGGMLASVEEDGDFSQCDERQRPPGTETSSSWWNIKEMWCEPGMQEQYPSSVSVAICKESGEKDVVPYWKAGDLNTATCTPALKYTGLPKQKSERTIVPFREPEDAQPYSLSMNGTHLEAGTRINTNTALSSSDDPKQPDVISAKDYRLLCSSSEISGMNIPLRPHESLRNRTNSVEKGPDYAKSPMAPQNRRESMSNARCSSLSTAVVDTSEKCEVVIVEGQNVRRRENPGSCAEIPQLHVVKCKNSTAFGLVSPKINRRKKVIPDGAQPGITSITSGNQIENPSQTDPPPPAETQKISQPASARPRPDHLPLGSPDPRAHPLFLGVASLTGGRDRSGRAIVELYGEHQGWKLGVTSWGLFQMLLYFYSITRREIRNAGMTLIFNARKNHPQPQLYKALMSLQEQNPQAINSFVLLVDKDSSLQPERCPGVQTDVATSMKALFKLVEVSQLSSRLDGTLSRSHCDWMELHQKLFPFVCDLHEVSNLLMKAINNLDEPQRTDTVQIVQQCMMDQRTLMRNVLEDSRLVSLQREGGSILARLRKESDLKYPDCEDLSDAVDSVTSLYNHVEEQAHILVQRSNLSLEHLEYLLQVREMEEHFTQMQQWFILEGDRHLLEAQSVNDSGDRMEQILNSFTAFLIEANDRRHHAMSLVSEAERLQQRGLSYPETVDFRALVCTFKLGLEDFLCRAEACGRELQVMVNVCDFCEQATALANECIDYLNQSQSTIHTGQDHENTTSTNQTNTQSIQHQDPEPNSASLCKPNFHTAHGSGPTNTIVSLSGNDSSVLKILQSRFLQFSPERFQEVKAQASTLQGSRGMRVWNIAWLRCQEARQQLQEKMQDMDKVYHQQPDSSQFECHYVDVVSTNVQTSSPGGQSLVVQSTPGPRHPQWEDIVSGAVDLGKRRPILGSNSANSTNVACCNIIIKPEDHSDVGINQESKVIPSSPHRSSRRAERETRRRQTSRARSERDAAALSRSHTVGCQWFPWGRGLGAKSVSQDSCLTGLATAESSTPPEQQIRPSSSCSHHGQPSCRILQEAQKFQISRHGSFCSEDSCMSDRVAAAADGTMCGTHSSLPIGRYEGAFYLANPQESASNALRLQRVLEELVFTEREYVRSLGYILTHYLPLLDRPDIPQDLRGKRSIIFGNLEKLYDFHSHYFLPELEACQSDAAMVARCFLRHSESFGLYALYSKNKPQSDALILHRRHDIFKKKQQELGDMMDLSSYLLRPIQRISKYSLLLQDMLALAGSCRPKDLIQDTLHASSVCVQSVCGPGVYVPDLTSSEREREKAEIQGAADLVRFQMRHGNDLLTMDAIQDCDVNLKEQGQLIRQDEFTVFFRKKKCVRRIFLFEDLILFSKTKRTDVGNDVYVYKQSFKTNDIGMTHNSSVSSLCFEIWFRRRKSEDTYTLKASSMEVKKAWTTDLERILWDQAAHSRELRIQERVFMGMGRKPFMDIKPSDAAICDRAVSYILPGRIPVACCSHRGLDYPRPRSIGSGSTASTTLSQSSSSSGRGSLPPAGYPVNQSQGAETNPVISSSPEAVTDNELNSHHLHRHHLHRNCEPWKTNLHLMDSTESSGESINVFSSSDRSCLSAISGEIVDDSPLFVSQSSKPCPPLCRTPSLRRNNSPAITRRNPGVAPKPPHLANPQVQSDEIKIGKSTEV
- the LOC113167539 gene encoding uncharacterized protein LOC113167539 isoform X3; this translates as MNLDSLEGSIQNLLSALYPPFEATAPTLLSQLFQIIDSRYQGDALRCLLDFLVPAKHILDTVQQAACAQYSDVLFLCEGWPLCLRDQVVVHLAPINPLLLQPGDFYLQVAPFCDQSARILVCSILEEEDLRVEVVEETPIPETSYPCIFTREWLEEINQGRHGTPLSQCLLATEQGVVKLPWERVAVPDFVDAPPCVGSSMASAPPFHPPLPAALPLHPSLPHFPENPSPNHSFCSSPSTESAPKQYPVTIQNSILTPPSHTSTFSVETRICPAKHGIAVSLCLVDTSATASSRPVKVKETETEQKPIGWVSPNMWDSRFTGTDANTITKTSTFSSECLPANGDTKGAGSSVTAENTGQDKQKDLNVKDRSRSGPTGEAVAEGEYIDILQASMLFGRAQSATEEQQQLEVRIQPHTQMQRYPHRQAQTQPHAQMEQYGQTQRQTNTEIPLQAQSQAHVQLPTKPQAQVLLRQTHTSTHETGPPSALHHSQSHHPHHDSPENSQCVRTVRFSEKPCTPCMRRRQVRNVSKAQDLRCRYRESYQAAIQNPVTFGQEKTRGGMLASVEEDGDFSQCDERQRPPGTETSSSWWNIKEMWCEPGMQEQYPSSVSVAICKESGEKDVVPYWKAGDLNTATCTPALKYTGLPKQKSERTIVPFREPEDAQPYSLSMNGTHLEAGTRINTNTALSSSDDPKQPDVISAKDYRLLCSSSEISGMNIPLRPHESLRNRTNSVEKGPDYAKSPMAPQNRRESMSNARCSSLSTAVVDTSEKCEVVIVEGQNVRRRENPGSCAEIPQLHVVKCKNSTAFGLVSPKINRRKKVIPDGAQPGITSITSGNQIENPSQTDPPPPAETQKISQPASARPRPDHLPLGSPDPRAHPLFLGVASLTGGRDRSGRAIVELYGEHQGWKLGVTSWGLFQMLLYFYSITRREIRNAGMTLIFNARKNHPQPQLYKALMSLQEQNPQAINSFVLLVDKDSSLQPERCPGVQTDVATSMKALFKLVEVSQLSSRLDGTLSRSHCDWMELHQKLFPFVCDLHEVSNLLMKAINNLDEPQRTDTVQIVQQCMMDQRTLMRNVLEDSRLVSLQREGGSILARLRKESDLKYPDCEDLSDAVDSVTSLYNHVEEQAHILVQRSNLSLEHLEYLLQVREMEEHFTQMQQWFILEGDRHLLEAQSVNDSGDRMEQILNSFTAFLIEANDRRHHAMSLVSEAERLQQRGLSYPETVDFRALVCTFKLGLEDFLCRAEACGRELQVMVNVCDFCEQATALANECIDYLNQSQSTIHTGQDHENTTSTNQTNTQSIQHQDPEPNSASLCKPNFHTAHGSGPTNTIVSLSGNDSSVLKILQSRFLQFSPERFQEVKAQASTLQGSRGMRVWNIAWLRCQEARQQLQEKMQDMDKVYHQQPDSSQFECHYVDVVSTNVQTSSPGGQSLVVQSTPGPRHPQWEDIVSGAVDLGKRRPILGSNSANSTNVACCNIIIKPEDHSDVGINQESKVIPSSPHRSSRRAERETRRRQTSRARSERDAAALSRSHTVGCQWFPWGRGLGAKSVSQDSCLTGLATAESSTPPEQQIRPSSSCSHHGQPSCRILQEAQKFQISRHGSFCSEDSCMSDRVAAAADGTMCGTHSSLPIGRYEGAFYLANPQESASNALRLQRVLEELVFTEREYVRSLGYILTHYLPLLDRPDIPQDLRGKRSIIFGNLEKLYDFHSHYFLPELEACQSDAAMVARCFLRHSESFGLYALYSKNKPQSDALILHRRHDIFKKKQQELGDMMDLSSYLLRPIQRISKYSLLLQDMLALAGSCRPKDLIQDTLHASSVCVQSVCGPGVYVPDLTSSEREREKAEIQGAADLVRFQMRHGNDLLTMDAIQDCDVNLKEQGQLIRQDEFTVFFRKKKCVRRIFLFEDLILFSKTKRTDVGNDVYVYKQSFKTNDIGMTHNSSVSSLCFEIWFRRRKSEDTYTLKASSMEVKKAWTTDLERILWDQAAHSRELRIQERVFMGMGRKPFMDIKPSDAAICDRAVSYILPGRRV
- the LOC113167539 gene encoding uncharacterized protein LOC113167539 isoform X2; translation: MNLDSLEGSIQNLLSALYPPFEATAPTLLSQLFQIIDSRYQGDALRCLLDFLVPAKHILDTVQQAACAQYSDVLFLCEGWPLCLRDQVVVHLAPINPLLLQPGDFYLQVAPFCDQSARILVCSILEEEDLRVEVVEETPIPETSYPCIFTREWLEEINQGRHGTPLSQCLLATEQGVVKLPWERVAVPDFVDAPPCVGSSMASAPPFHPPLPAALPLHPSLPHFPENPSPNHSFCSSPSTESAPKQYPVTIQNSILTPPSHTSTFSVETRICPAKHGIAVSLCLVDTSATASSRPVKVKETETEQKPIGWVSPNMWDSRFTGTDANTITKTSTFSSECLPANGDTKGAGSSVTAENTGQDKQKDLNVKDRSRSGPTGEAVAEGEYIDILQASMLFGRAQSATEEQQQLEVRIQPHTQMQRYPHRQAQTQPHAQMEQYGQTQRQTNTEIPLQAQSQAHVQLPTKPQAQVLLRQTHTSTHETGPPSALHHSQSHHPHHDSPENSQCVRTVRFSEKPCTPCMRRRQVRNVSKAQDLRCRYRESYQAAIQNPVTFGQEKTRGGMLASVEEDGDFSQCDERQRPPGTETSSSWWNIKEMWCEPGMQEQYPSSVSVAICKESGEKDVVPYWKAGDLNTATCTPALKYTGLPKQKSERTIVPFREPEDAQPYSLSMNGTHLEAGTRINTNTALSSSDDPKQPDVISAKDYRLLCSSSEISGMNIPLRPHESLRNRTNSVEKGPDYAKSPMAPQNRRESMSNARCSSLSTAVVDTSEKCEVVIVEGQNVRRRENPGSCAEIPQLHVVKCKNSTAFGLVSPKINRRKKVIPDGAQPGITSITSGNQIENPSQTDPPPPAETQKISQPASARPRPDHLPLGSPDPRAHPLFLGVASLTGGRDRSGRAIVELYGEHQGWKLGVTSWGLFQMLLYFYSITRREIRNAGMTLIFNARKNHPQPQLYKALMSLQEQNPQAINSFVLLVDKDSSLQPERCPGVQTDVATSMKALFKLVEVSQLSSRLDGTLSRSHCDWMELHQKLFPFVCDLHEVSNLLMKAINNLDEPQRTDTVQIVQQCMMDQRTLMRNVLEDSRLVSLQREGGSILARLRKESDLKYPDCEDLSDAVDSVTSLYNHVEEQAHILVQRSNLSLEHLEYLLQVREMEEHFTQMQQWFILEGDRHLLEAQSVNDSGDRMEQILNSFTAFLIEANDRRHHAMSLVSEAERLQQRGLSYPETVDFRALVCTFKLGLEDFLCRAEACGRELQVMVNVCDFCEQATALANECIDYLNQSQSTIHTGQDHENTTSTNQTNTQSIQHQDPEPNSASLCKPNFHTAHGSGPTNTIVSLSGNDSSVLKILQSRFLQFSPERFQEVKAQASTLQGSRGMRVWNIAWLRCQEARQQLQEKMQDMDKVYHQQPDSSQFECHYVDVVSTNVQTSSPGGQSLVVQSTPGPRHPQWEDIVSGAVDLGKRRPILGSNSANSTNVACCNIIIKPEDHSDVGINQESKVIPSSPHRSSRRAERETRRRQTSRARSERDAAALSRSHTVGCQWFPWGRGLGAKSVSQDSCLTGLATAESSTPPEQQIRPSSSCSHHGQPSCRILQEAQKFQISRHGSFCSEDSCMSDRVAAAADGTMCGTHSSLPIGRYEGAFYLANPQESASNALRLQRVLEELVFTEREYVRSLGYILTHYLPLLDRPDIPQDLRGKRSIIFGNLEKLYDFHSHYFLPELEACQSDAAMVARCFLRHSESFGLYALYSKNKPQSDALILHRRHDIFKKKQQELGDMMDLSSYLLRPIQRISKYSLLLQDMLALAGSCRPKDLIQDTLHASSVCVQSVCGPGVYVPDLTSSEREREKAEIQGAADLVRFQMRHGNDLLTMDAIQDCDVNLKEQGQLIRQDEFTVFFRKKKCVRRIFLFEDLILFSKTKRTDVGNDVYVYKQSFKTNDIGMTHNSSVSSLCFEIWFRRRKSEDTYTLKASSMEVKKAWTTDLERILWDQAAHSRELRIQERVFMGMGRKPFMDIKPSDAAICDRAVSYILPGRIPVACCSHRGLDYPRPRSIGSGSTASTTLSQSSSSSGRGSLPPAGYPVNQSQGAETNPVISSSPEAVTDNELNSHHLHRHHLHRNCEPWKTNLHLMDSTESSGESINVFSSSDRSCLSAISGEIVDDSPLFVSQSSKPCPPLCRTPSLRRNNSPAITRRNPGVAPKPPHLANPQSDEIKIGKSTEV